The proteins below come from a single Microbulbifer sp. Q7 genomic window:
- a CDS encoding Glu/Leu/Phe/Val dehydrogenase dimerization domain-containing protein, which produces MSIFSHPAYDNHEEVAFYHDAKSGLKAIIAVHNTNLGPALGGCRMWPYADDAEALNDVLRLSRGMTYKSAMAGLKLGGGKSVIIGDPRKQKTPELLRAMGDFLNTLGGRYITAEDSGTSVADMKIIAERSQFVSGVIAGQEHGGDPSPSTAYGVFVGLQAAAAHRWGRTDLKGLKVSIQGVGNVGFRLGKLLQEAGAELFVTDIFQDNVDRAVAELGATAVSSEEIFDLDVDLFAPCALGAILNDNTIDRLKVGAIAGAANNQLAEERHAQVLKDKGILYAPDYVINAGGIIDVYYQQLGQEHGEYNADQVKAHIETIGSTMQEVFQRADETGETTAHVADQIAEERFGHKDALNSTDSAAA; this is translated from the coding sequence ATGAGTATTTTTTCCCATCCTGCCTACGATAACCACGAAGAAGTTGCCTTTTATCACGACGCCAAAAGCGGCCTGAAGGCAATTATCGCCGTGCACAATACCAATCTCGGGCCGGCACTGGGTGGCTGTCGTATGTGGCCTTATGCCGACGACGCCGAAGCCCTGAATGACGTACTGCGCCTCTCCCGCGGTATGACTTACAAATCTGCCATGGCCGGCCTCAAGCTGGGCGGCGGCAAGTCCGTGATTATTGGCGACCCACGCAAGCAGAAAACGCCGGAGTTGCTGCGCGCAATGGGTGATTTCCTGAACACCCTGGGCGGCCGTTACATCACTGCGGAAGACTCTGGCACCAGTGTTGCGGACATGAAGATCATCGCCGAGCGCAGCCAGTTTGTATCGGGTGTGATTGCCGGCCAGGAGCACGGCGGCGACCCGTCCCCGTCCACTGCCTATGGTGTATTCGTTGGCCTGCAGGCCGCAGCGGCCCACCGCTGGGGCCGCACTGACCTCAAGGGCCTGAAAGTGTCTATCCAGGGCGTGGGCAATGTGGGCTTCCGTCTCGGCAAGCTGTTGCAAGAGGCCGGTGCCGAGCTGTTTGTTACCGACATCTTCCAGGACAACGTGGATCGCGCCGTTGCGGAACTGGGAGCGACCGCGGTCAGCTCCGAAGAAATCTTTGACCTGGATGTGGACCTGTTTGCCCCTTGTGCACTGGGCGCCATCCTCAATGACAACACCATCGACCGCCTGAAAGTGGGCGCTATTGCCGGTGCTGCCAATAACCAGCTGGCGGAAGAGCGCCATGCCCAGGTGCTGAAAGACAAAGGCATCCTCTATGCGCCGGACTATGTCATCAATGCTGGCGGCATCATCGACGTTTATTACCAGCAGCTGGGGCAGGAGCATGGCGAGTACAACGCCGACCAGGTGAAGGCGCACATCGAAACTATCGGTAGCACGATGCAGGAAGTGTTCCAGCGCGCGGACGAAACCGGTGAAACTACCGCGCATGTCGCGGATCAGATCGCCGAGGAGCGTTTCGGCCATAAAGACGCCCTGAACAGCACTGATTCCGCAGCCGCCTGA
- a CDS encoding VacB/RNase II family 3'-5' exoribonuclease, whose product MLNSDALKQLSQLKTDIRSTKEFAEGRVRGSSGKFGFVVLDDGREAFLPPAEMDRVFPGDRVRISLTEEDKGKLSAELDQLIESDLKYLVGQYVQRGQGHFIQPSEHGLSRWIFLPPRARGKAQPGEFIACSITRHPFKDGKSQAKVESVIGKPDMAGIEHAFTVAQHRLPNAFGKAALEQADAIPAQLESLVAERKDLSALGFVTIDAESTRDMDDALAVTQSENGWTLHIAVADPSSLIEADSPLDKEARVRANSVYLAGETLPMLPATLCENSFSLVAGELRPVLVLHIDVDKDGALQGFDYEFAAIRSQHKLSYAQVAQFIEGDDSAAPADQHESLRQLNALSKARAAYRAGHSLVMEDRPDYELILNEQRKIERIEKQQRTAAQRMVEEAMLAANICAGEKLADIGAGCFSVHLGFRDERMAEVRALLKETLPEYAEQDLHQLDIYLKLVKELEAHADAEMHNALAVLKRMLRPGELSNKAAPHLGLGLGHYATVTSPIRKFNDLHNHRVLRAAKQGDEAPALGDEQGEALQQSVSTGRQADRALQQWLYCQFLEGKVGETFAGTITLVNGAGIGVRLDDFGINGFARFNSKKNPFDFDGKRLRITRGDETFQLEQQVQVKVAAVDTEKRRIAFDLVSEAAGEKPGSQPPAAEGADSPKA is encoded by the coding sequence ATGCTCAATTCCGACGCCCTGAAACAGCTGTCCCAGTTGAAGACCGACATCCGTTCAACCAAGGAATTCGCCGAGGGGCGTGTGCGCGGGAGTAGCGGAAAGTTCGGCTTCGTCGTACTGGACGACGGTCGCGAGGCGTTCCTGCCGCCTGCAGAAATGGACCGGGTATTCCCCGGCGACCGAGTGCGTATCAGCCTGACTGAAGAAGACAAGGGCAAGCTTTCCGCAGAGCTCGACCAGTTGATCGAATCCGACCTCAAGTACCTTGTGGGCCAGTATGTGCAGCGCGGCCAGGGGCATTTCATTCAGCCCAGCGAGCACGGCCTGTCGCGCTGGATCTTCCTGCCCCCACGAGCCCGTGGCAAAGCGCAGCCGGGCGAGTTCATCGCCTGCAGCATTACCCGGCATCCATTCAAGGACGGCAAGTCCCAAGCGAAAGTGGAAAGCGTCATTGGCAAACCGGATATGGCGGGCATCGAGCACGCCTTCACGGTGGCCCAGCACCGGCTGCCCAACGCATTTGGCAAGGCGGCGCTGGAGCAAGCTGACGCGATTCCCGCACAACTGGAATCACTGGTTGCTGAGCGCAAAGACCTGTCGGCCCTGGGGTTTGTCACCATTGATGCAGAATCCACCCGCGATATGGACGACGCGCTCGCCGTTACCCAGTCCGAAAACGGCTGGACACTGCACATCGCCGTAGCCGACCCGTCCAGCCTGATCGAGGCAGACTCCCCGCTGGATAAAGAAGCCCGTGTTCGCGCTAACAGCGTGTACCTTGCGGGGGAAACCCTGCCGATGCTGCCGGCCACCCTGTGCGAGAACAGTTTTTCCCTGGTGGCCGGCGAATTGCGTCCGGTGCTGGTACTGCATATCGACGTGGACAAAGACGGGGCACTGCAAGGGTTTGACTACGAGTTTGCCGCCATTCGCTCCCAGCACAAGCTCAGCTACGCCCAGGTAGCGCAATTCATTGAAGGTGACGACAGCGCGGCACCCGCCGATCAGCACGAGTCCCTGCGCCAGCTGAACGCGCTGAGTAAAGCCCGCGCCGCCTACCGGGCCGGCCACTCCCTGGTAATGGAGGACCGCCCGGATTACGAGCTGATCCTAAATGAGCAGCGCAAAATCGAGCGGATCGAGAAACAACAGCGCACCGCCGCCCAGCGCATGGTGGAAGAAGCCATGCTGGCAGCCAATATCTGTGCGGGTGAAAAGCTTGCAGACATCGGCGCAGGTTGCTTTTCCGTGCACCTCGGCTTCCGCGACGAGCGCATGGCCGAAGTCCGCGCACTGCTCAAGGAAACACTGCCGGAGTACGCCGAGCAGGATCTGCACCAGCTGGACATTTACCTGAAGCTGGTAAAAGAGCTGGAGGCGCATGCAGATGCAGAAATGCACAACGCCCTCGCCGTCCTCAAGCGCATGCTGCGCCCCGGTGAACTGAGCAACAAGGCGGCACCGCACCTTGGTCTCGGGCTGGGTCACTATGCGACGGTCACCTCCCCCATCCGCAAATTCAACGACCTGCACAATCACCGGGTGTTGCGCGCGGCAAAGCAAGGTGACGAGGCCCCCGCCCTTGGCGACGAGCAGGGTGAAGCCCTGCAACAAAGCGTCAGCACCGGGCGTCAGGCAGATCGCGCTCTGCAGCAATGGCTCTACTGCCAGTTCCTCGAGGGTAAAGTCGGAGAAACATTTGCCGGCACTATTACCCTGGTGAATGGCGCCGGCATCGGCGTGCGCCTGGACGACTTTGGTATCAACGGCTTTGCACGCTTCAACAGCAAAAAGAACCCGTTTGATTTCGATGGTAAGCGGCTGCGCATCACCCGCGGTGACGAGACGTTCCAGCTGGAACAGCAGGTGCAGGTAAAAGTCGCCGCCGTCGATACCGAAAAACGTCGCATCGCGTTTGATCTGGTTAGCGAAGCGGCCGGTGAAAAGCCGGGCTCGCAGCCACCCGCTGCGGAAGGGGCAGACAGCCCCAAGGCGTAG
- a CDS encoding aminoacyl-histidine dipeptidase, with product MSTIAELNPVPLWKHFAKLCEIPRPSKHEDKVVAYIVDFANARGLDVKLDQVGNIIIKKPATPGMEDRKTLAMQSHVDMVPQKNADTDHDFLTDSIKPYVDGEWVTAEGTTLGADNGIGVAAILALLESTDIPHPALEALLTIDEEAGMTGAKNLQPGHFEADLLLNLDTEDEGELYVGCAGGVDVNVALPYTAESFPAGHKAFKLSVRGLRGGHSGLDIDKGRGNANKIANRIIDTAHSELNALRIASLDGGSLRNAIPRESFSVITVPADDALRLQEIAQQQTAIIKAEFDNEAKLDITLEECEAPASVMDSASQHKLILALRACPSGVERMSTALAGIADTSNNLARVVTETEDGASRVRVQCLVRSLSDSARDQHGLNVAAAFELAGAETSLDNAYPGWTPNMQSPLLALMKDVYKKMEGEEPEVKVIHAGLECGLLAKPYPNWDMVSFGPTIRRAHSPEERVHIQSVGNFWNYFLKVVEAIPQR from the coding sequence ATGTCCACCATTGCCGAACTCAATCCCGTCCCCCTGTGGAAACACTTCGCCAAATTGTGCGAGATCCCGCGTCCTTCCAAGCACGAGGACAAGGTCGTCGCCTATATCGTGGATTTTGCCAATGCCCGTGGTCTGGATGTGAAGCTGGATCAGGTCGGCAACATTATCATCAAGAAGCCGGCAACCCCGGGTATGGAAGATCGCAAAACCCTGGCGATGCAGAGTCATGTTGATATGGTGCCGCAGAAGAACGCGGACACCGACCACGACTTCCTCACCGACTCCATCAAACCCTACGTGGATGGTGAATGGGTCACTGCGGAAGGCACGACTCTCGGCGCCGACAATGGCATTGGTGTCGCCGCCATTCTGGCCCTACTGGAATCCACCGATATCCCGCATCCCGCTTTGGAAGCGCTGCTTACTATTGACGAAGAAGCCGGGATGACCGGCGCAAAAAACCTGCAACCGGGCCACTTTGAAGCCGACCTGCTGCTCAACCTGGATACGGAAGATGAAGGGGAACTCTACGTGGGCTGCGCCGGCGGTGTGGACGTAAACGTCGCCCTGCCCTATACCGCAGAATCCTTTCCCGCCGGCCACAAAGCATTCAAGCTGAGCGTGCGCGGCCTGCGCGGCGGCCACTCCGGGCTGGATATCGATAAGGGCCGCGGCAACGCCAACAAAATTGCCAACCGCATCATCGACACCGCGCACAGCGAACTGAACGCCCTGCGTATCGCGAGCCTCGACGGCGGCAGCCTGCGCAACGCCATTCCGCGCGAGTCCTTCAGCGTGATCACCGTACCGGCAGACGATGCCCTGCGCCTGCAAGAGATTGCCCAGCAACAAACTGCAATCATCAAGGCCGAGTTCGATAATGAAGCCAAACTGGATATCACTCTGGAGGAGTGCGAAGCACCCGCCAGCGTTATGGACAGTGCCAGCCAGCACAAACTGATCCTGGCGCTGCGCGCCTGCCCCAGCGGTGTCGAGCGGATGAGCACCGCGCTGGCAGGCATTGCGGACACCTCGAACAACCTGGCGCGCGTCGTGACCGAAACCGAAGACGGCGCGAGCCGTGTGCGGGTTCAATGCCTGGTGCGCAGCCTGTCCGACAGCGCCCGCGACCAACACGGTCTCAACGTCGCTGCGGCCTTTGAACTCGCCGGCGCAGAGACCTCCCTGGACAACGCCTACCCGGGCTGGACACCCAATATGCAATCTCCGTTACTGGCGCTGATGAAAGACGTCTACAAGAAAATGGAAGGCGAAGAGCCGGAAGTCAAAGTCATCCACGCTGGTCTCGAGTGCGGCCTGCTGGCCAAGCCCTATCCCAACTGGGACATGGTCTCCTTCGGCCCCACCATCCGCCGCGCCCACTCACCGGAAGAACGCGTGCATATCCAGAGCGTGGGTAATTTCTGGAATTATTTTCTGAAAGTCGTGGAAGCCATTCCCCAACGCTGA
- the ybaK gene encoding Cys-tRNA(Pro) deacylase, translating to MTPAINTAEKAKISFQIHEYSHDPAAQSYGFEAAEKLGVAPHNVFKTLVVALDGASLAVAVLPVEHSLSMKLIARAAGAKKAEMADKQVVQRSTGYVLGGVSPLGQKKPLPTFLHDSAKGLETLYVSAGRRGLEIQLAPQDLLALTRGTFAALCQ from the coding sequence ATGACCCCCGCCATCAACACCGCAGAAAAAGCAAAAATCTCGTTTCAGATCCACGAATACTCCCACGATCCTGCGGCACAATCCTACGGGTTTGAGGCAGCGGAGAAGCTTGGTGTGGCACCGCATAACGTTTTCAAGACCCTGGTCGTCGCGCTGGACGGTGCATCGCTCGCGGTGGCCGTGCTACCGGTCGAGCACTCCCTCAGCATGAAGTTGATCGCCAGGGCCGCCGGTGCAAAGAAGGCGGAGATGGCCGACAAGCAGGTGGTGCAACGATCCACGGGATATGTGCTGGGAGGCGTGAGCCCACTGGGGCAGAAAAAGCCGCTGCCCACCTTCCTGCACGATTCCGCCAAGGGACTGGAAACCCTGTACGTCAGCGCAGGTCGGCGGGGTCTGGAGATTCAGCTCGCGCCGCAAGATCTGCTGGCACTCACCCGCGGCACCTTCGCCGCGCTCTGTCAGTAG
- a CDS encoding HAD family hydrolase, protein MPTYDYLVFDLDGTLSDPAEGFVNSMNHALVAFDYPTRPANELTPHIGPPLEVTLAKLTGSKDGTHIQALVDKYRERYGETGYAENALYPGISEMLERLSQKDGIRLGVCTSKRADFAERILKQFKLHHYFEFVSGGDVGIAKWQQLQGLLADNRISQRALMIGDRHFDLSAAAKNQLPSAGVLWGYGSRTELDEHGPAHLFAHPEEILSII, encoded by the coding sequence ATGCCCACCTACGACTATCTCGTGTTTGATCTGGATGGAACCCTGAGCGACCCGGCAGAGGGGTTCGTAAACTCCATGAATCATGCGCTGGTCGCCTTTGACTATCCGACCCGCCCGGCAAACGAATTGACGCCACATATCGGCCCTCCGCTGGAAGTCACTCTGGCCAAGCTCACGGGCTCGAAAGACGGCACCCATATCCAGGCCCTGGTAGACAAATACCGGGAGCGTTACGGGGAGACCGGCTACGCGGAAAACGCCCTGTATCCCGGCATTTCCGAGATGCTGGAACGCCTCAGCCAGAAAGATGGCATCCGCCTCGGGGTATGCACTTCCAAGCGCGCGGACTTTGCAGAGCGCATTCTTAAACAATTCAAGCTGCACCACTATTTCGAGTTTGTCAGTGGCGGCGATGTGGGAATTGCCAAGTGGCAGCAACTACAGGGGCTGCTCGCAGACAACCGGATCTCACAACGCGCACTGATGATTGGCGATCGTCACTTCGACCTGTCCGCCGCCGCAAAAAATCAACTGCCAAGTGCCGGGGTACTGTGGGGCTATGGTTCCCGCACGGAACTCGACGAGCACGGCCCGGCGCACCTGTTCGCCCATCCCGAAGAAATCCTGAGCATTATTTGA
- the rdgC gene encoding recombination-associated protein RdgC, with protein sequence MWFKNLRVYRLTREFTLSAEQLNELLEPGTFTPCGSQDLARYGWVPPLGRHGSTLVHAANGYLMVCAKKQEKVIPAAVVNEKVEEMALAIAEKEARSVGRKERQNLKDEVLLEMRPKAFARSRLQFAYIDPKDGWIVVNASSAKAAEELLENLREAISSLSVIPLTAKNIPQQSMTHWLTAPEAPPNFEFGHECELRDPQESGSVIRCKNQDLCAEEIHNHLVAGMQVHKLGLVWRDGVELMVDDQLAIKRLKFSDAVTEKADNVDADNAAQRFDIEFSVMTLEISALLKDLLTAFGGLNTDTASVDEIVARASRADREQQLAAEVEEVV encoded by the coding sequence ATGTGGTTTAAGAACCTGCGCGTGTACCGCCTTACCCGGGAATTCACGCTTTCCGCCGAACAACTGAACGAACTGCTGGAGCCGGGCACCTTTACGCCATGCGGCAGCCAGGATTTGGCCCGCTACGGCTGGGTACCGCCACTGGGGCGTCATGGCAGCACGCTGGTACACGCCGCCAACGGCTACCTGATGGTGTGCGCCAAGAAGCAGGAGAAGGTGATCCCCGCGGCAGTGGTCAATGAAAAGGTCGAGGAAATGGCCCTGGCCATCGCGGAAAAAGAAGCCCGCAGCGTCGGCCGCAAGGAGCGCCAGAACCTCAAAGACGAGGTGCTGCTGGAGATGCGCCCCAAGGCCTTCGCCCGCTCCCGCCTGCAGTTTGCTTACATCGACCCGAAAGACGGCTGGATTGTGGTCAATGCGTCCTCAGCCAAGGCCGCAGAAGAGCTACTGGAAAACCTGCGGGAAGCCATCAGCAGCCTCTCGGTGATACCGCTGACGGCAAAGAATATTCCCCAGCAGTCCATGACCCACTGGCTCACCGCCCCGGAAGCGCCACCCAACTTCGAATTCGGCCACGAATGCGAACTGCGCGACCCGCAGGAATCCGGCAGCGTGATCCGTTGTAAAAACCAGGACTTGTGTGCCGAAGAGATCCACAACCACCTGGTGGCGGGCATGCAAGTGCACAAGCTCGGGCTGGTCTGGCGAGACGGCGTCGAGCTGATGGTGGACGACCAGCTCGCCATCAAGCGCCTGAAATTCAGCGACGCGGTTACTGAAAAGGCCGACAACGTGGACGCAGACAACGCCGCGCAGCGTTTTGACATCGAATTCTCGGTAATGACCTTGGAGATCTCCGCACTACTCAAGGACCTGCTGACCGCATTTGGCGGCCTCAATACGGACACCGCCAGTGTCGACGAGATCGTGGCCCGCGCCTCTCGCGCGGATCGCGAACAGCAATTGGCGGCGGAAGTCGAGGAAGTCGTTTAG
- the gndA gene encoding NADP-dependent phosphogluconate dehydrogenase — protein sequence MSDALCDIGFIGAGVMGKNLILNLVDNGYRVCAFDLDHGRLEALLEQDASERGDQPPRVEVCNSYTELLARVKAPHLVILSVPAGAPVDDVCNKLLDAGLQADDIVIDTGNSLWTDSVERCKRYEGKLIFFTTAVSGGEVGARFGPSLMPSGDRYAWARIEPVWHAIAAKVDPASGQPIERFEPGNPVTEGEPCAAYIGPIGSGHFVKMVHNGIEYADMQMICEVYDVMRSALEMSPQEIAGVFREWNKGVLNSYLIDISAEVLDTLDSETGKPLVDVILDRAGQKGTGLWTAVGALQTGCPAPSIAEAVFARSLSTRKVLRTRAAKKLVGPNVAPVPQEEREAVIAQLHDALYCAKICVYAQGFDLMKLAAREQGWELNFAEIARIWRAGCIIRAVFLQSISDAYERDTKLSNLLLDDFFIDQIASHQGNWRRAVADATIGGIPVPALSSALSYYDAFRRESLPANLLQAQRDFFGAHTFSRVDRPEQEKYHVLWSEAGRPVKRI from the coding sequence ATGTCAGATGCACTTTGCGATATCGGCTTCATTGGCGCGGGCGTCATGGGGAAAAACCTGATCCTCAACCTCGTCGACAACGGATATCGCGTGTGCGCGTTTGACCTTGACCACGGGCGACTCGAGGCATTGCTGGAGCAGGACGCCAGCGAACGCGGCGACCAGCCACCGCGGGTGGAAGTGTGCAATTCCTATACGGAATTGCTGGCCCGGGTAAAAGCGCCGCATCTGGTCATTCTCTCGGTGCCTGCCGGCGCGCCGGTGGACGATGTCTGTAACAAACTGCTGGATGCAGGGCTACAGGCGGACGATATTGTGATCGACACCGGCAACAGCCTGTGGACCGATTCCGTGGAGCGCTGCAAGCGCTATGAGGGCAAACTGATTTTCTTCACCACGGCGGTGTCTGGTGGTGAGGTGGGGGCGCGCTTTGGGCCGTCGCTGATGCCCAGTGGCGACCGCTACGCCTGGGCCCGTATCGAACCCGTGTGGCATGCCATCGCCGCCAAGGTGGACCCCGCTTCGGGGCAGCCGATCGAGCGGTTTGAACCGGGTAACCCGGTGACAGAAGGGGAGCCCTGTGCGGCGTATATCGGCCCCATCGGTTCCGGGCATTTCGTGAAGATGGTGCACAACGGCATCGAGTATGCCGACATGCAGATGATCTGCGAAGTGTACGACGTGATGCGCAGCGCCCTGGAGATGTCGCCCCAGGAAATTGCCGGGGTCTTCCGCGAGTGGAATAAAGGGGTGCTGAACAGTTACCTCATCGACATCAGTGCCGAGGTTCTGGATACCCTGGACTCTGAAACCGGCAAGCCACTGGTGGATGTGATTCTCGACCGTGCGGGTCAAAAGGGCACCGGTTTGTGGACGGCGGTCGGCGCCTTGCAGACCGGTTGTCCGGCGCCGAGTATTGCGGAAGCCGTGTTTGCGCGCTCGCTTTCCACCCGCAAGGTGCTGCGTACCCGCGCCGCGAAAAAACTGGTGGGACCGAATGTGGCACCGGTGCCTCAGGAAGAGCGCGAGGCCGTGATTGCACAGCTGCACGATGCGCTCTACTGCGCAAAAATCTGCGTGTATGCGCAGGGATTTGATTTGATGAAACTGGCCGCCAGGGAACAGGGCTGGGAACTGAACTTTGCCGAGATCGCCAGAATCTGGCGCGCCGGCTGTATTATTCGCGCGGTGTTCCTGCAGTCCATCAGCGATGCCTACGAGCGCGACACCAAGCTTTCCAACCTGCTGCTGGACGATTTTTTCATCGATCAAATCGCCAGTCACCAGGGCAACTGGCGCCGGGCGGTGGCCGATGCCACCATCGGCGGCATCCCTGTGCCGGCCCTGTCCTCCGCCCTGAGCTACTACGACGCCTTCCGCCGCGAGTCCCTGCCGGCCAACCTGCTGCAGGCACAGCGAGACTTCTTCGGCGCGCACACCTTCTCGCGTGTAGATCGCCCGGAGCAGGAAAAGTACCACGTGTTGTGGAGTGAGGCGGGCAGGCCGGTTAAACGGATTTGA
- a CDS encoding PH domain-containing protein produces the protein MDTPHTPSHEFSAPWGRQLTLLTGLCGLILFGISGTMLAQAPESPPLLYQVGIWLCPVIFLLGALFAVRGYRLEGDSLVVLRPGWSTRLSLQGIKSAAFQPEATKGSIRIFGNGGLFGFIGLFRNQTLGRYRAFATDFSRTVVLQLPAQTIVVTPDDPARFVAQVNATFDLAGSAPTARP, from the coding sequence ATGGATACACCGCACACGCCTTCGCACGAGTTCTCCGCGCCCTGGGGCCGGCAGCTGACACTCCTCACTGGCCTGTGCGGCCTGATTCTGTTCGGTATCAGCGGGACCATGCTGGCGCAAGCACCGGAGTCTCCGCCGCTGCTGTATCAGGTCGGGATCTGGCTGTGTCCCGTCATCTTCCTGCTGGGCGCCCTGTTTGCTGTGCGCGGTTATCGCCTTGAGGGAGACAGCCTCGTCGTGCTTCGCCCCGGCTGGTCTACACGACTATCGCTGCAGGGCATCAAGTCCGCAGCGTTCCAGCCGGAGGCCACTAAGGGCTCAATCCGGATATTTGGCAACGGTGGGCTTTTCGGCTTTATCGGCCTGTTTCGCAATCAGACGCTGGGGCGCTATCGGGCCTTTGCTACCGACTTTTCCCGCACCGTTGTCCTCCAATTGCCTGCCCAGACCATCGTGGTGACACCCGATGACCCGGCGCGCTTTGTGGCCCAGGTCAACGCCACATTCGATCTTGCGGGCTCGGCTCCAACCGCTAGGCCCTGA
- a CDS encoding triacylglycerol lipase has product MISPGSMTPMYSPCARLFPATVRFTHAIFCTLLLAMAIPAHAGDCVILLHGLAKSDRSMNKLEQAIDDAGFMAVNVNYPSTDFPIEQLAGPAIAPALDTCTRQASESAQPNHRVHFVTHSMGGILVRHYLSRVRVENLGRVVMLGPPNQGSEVVDKLGSFPGFHFIFGDAGLQLGSGKLSVPNSLGAANFDLGIIAGTSSINPILSSMLPGKDDGKVTVERTRLQGMDDHLEMPVTHVFMMKNPEVIAQVIHYLHHGQFQRRPDSTADD; this is encoded by the coding sequence ATGATTAGCCCCGGATCGATGACGCCTATGTACAGCCCCTGCGCCAGACTGTTTCCCGCCACTGTCCGCTTTACCCACGCTATTTTCTGCACGCTGTTGCTTGCGATGGCCATTCCTGCGCACGCCGGGGATTGCGTGATCCTCCTGCACGGGCTGGCCAAATCCGACCGCTCAATGAACAAGCTCGAGCAGGCAATCGATGACGCAGGCTTTATGGCCGTCAATGTAAATTATCCGTCTACCGACTTCCCCATCGAACAGCTCGCCGGCCCCGCCATTGCCCCGGCGCTGGACACCTGTACCCGGCAGGCCAGCGAGAGCGCCCAACCCAACCACCGCGTGCACTTTGTCACCCACTCCATGGGCGGTATTCTGGTGCGCCATTATCTCAGCCGGGTCCGCGTGGAAAACCTGGGCCGTGTGGTGATGCTGGGCCCACCCAATCAGGGCAGTGAGGTGGTGGACAAACTGGGAAGTTTCCCGGGGTTCCACTTCATCTTTGGCGATGCCGGGTTACAGCTCGGCAGTGGTAAACTGAGTGTGCCCAATTCGCTGGGTGCGGCGAACTTTGACTTGGGCATCATTGCGGGCACCAGCAGTATCAACCCGATACTTTCCAGCATGCTGCCGGGAAAAGATGACGGTAAAGTCACCGTCGAGCGTACCCGGCTGCAGGGCATGGACGATCATCTGGAAATGCCGGTAACCCACGTGTTCATGATGAAAAACCCCGAAGTCATTGCGCAGGTGATTCACTACCTTCATCACGGCCAATTCCAGCGGCGACCAGACTCCACCGCCGACGACTGA
- a CDS encoding mechanosensitive ion channel family protein has protein sequence MMQGQESQDNPLDKLESVSADYSAAIDQVDSWVDGAIRLIPNFTVALVVLLVAFILGSIFRFLVRRHLRRRDRPNLGEVLGSLVKWCVVLVGFLLAATIVMPSLKPGDLIAGLGVSSVAIGFAFKDILQNWLAGLLILVRQPFEIGDQIKVTDFEGTVHRIETRATLIDTYDGQRVVIPNSDIYTNAILVKTTHANRRSDYEIGIGYNDNIGEACEIIRRAVASVEGVQSDPAPEALPWDLAASWVSIRARWWTSSTQANVTHVRAQVIQSVKEALDDAGIDMPFETQVHLFHDQTEGADRAGSKQRKEGDAGAQKRAQEGTQGEAREESPKEVQKRQDKND, from the coding sequence ATGATGCAAGGTCAGGAGTCCCAGGATAACCCGCTCGATAAACTCGAGTCTGTTTCAGCAGACTACAGCGCGGCCATCGATCAGGTCGACAGCTGGGTCGATGGCGCCATCAGGCTCATCCCCAACTTCACTGTGGCACTGGTGGTGCTGCTAGTGGCATTTATCCTCGGCAGTATTTTCCGCTTTCTGGTCCGCCGGCACCTGCGCCGCAGAGACAGGCCAAACCTGGGCGAAGTGCTCGGAAGCCTGGTCAAGTGGTGTGTCGTGCTGGTGGGATTTCTGCTTGCTGCCACCATCGTGATGCCCAGCCTCAAGCCCGGCGACCTGATTGCCGGGCTCGGAGTAAGCTCGGTGGCCATTGGCTTTGCGTTCAAGGACATTCTGCAAAACTGGCTGGCGGGACTGTTGATTCTGGTGCGCCAACCCTTCGAAATCGGTGATCAGATCAAGGTCACCGATTTTGAGGGCACTGTGCACCGCATCGAAACCCGCGCGACCCTCATCGACACCTACGACGGACAGCGGGTGGTCATTCCCAACAGCGATATTTATACCAACGCCATTCTGGTGAAAACCACCCATGCCAATCGCCGCAGCGACTACGAAATCGGTATCGGCTACAACGACAATATTGGCGAGGCCTGCGAGATCATTCGCCGTGCGGTCGCCTCAGTCGAAGGTGTCCAGTCAGATCCGGCACCGGAAGCGCTGCCGTGGGATCTCGCCGCCAGCTGGGTGTCTATCCGTGCCCGCTGGTGGACCAGCAGCACGCAAGCGAATGTGACCCATGTGCGGGCACAGGTGATCCAGTCTGTGAAAGAAGCGCTGGACGACGCCGGCATCGACATGCCCTTCGAAACCCAGGTACACCTGTTCCACGACCAGACGGAGGGGGCTGACCGCGCAGGCAGTAAGCAGCGCAAAGAAGGGGACGCAGGAGCACAAAAAAGGGCACAAGAAGGGACGCAAGGAGAGGCCCGAGAAGAGTCCCCCAAAGAGGTGCAAAAAAGGCAAGACAAAAACGACTGA